A single genomic interval of Lactococcus sp. S-13 harbors:
- a CDS encoding Eco57I restriction-modification methylase domain-containing protein, with translation MSKNFEFLMVEADTAVLFETANLAEENYIHKDYEGTLTKVRKIAENTVSLILEKEGTILSERTSFNEKLNEAKLRISEQYIIQAFYDIKKLGNLAAHEINPAEATQENARKALHQVFVLLVWVVKKYLDTDIKTAYMDFLEPEAEKLYQAAERKLIYIQTVNNENGMFPAYEGTQKVGEATVSEDDIEADWTPNSEFLRTVAPKRIKQYMTTSGLKYVLEWVELAWKKSTKSWFHDHDVHEVLKRSGIKQAEFLEGAEWFQTDLETAKDAIKAVKDGRSALQMVAEETATYEITLRPEQNAAVEQTKKAFKTKDKMLWNAKMRFGKTLTSLQLIKDEGYQKVLIMTHRPVVSDSWFEDFHKMKMAEAGYRFGSKEKGEKLENLKRDKTPFVYFASIQLLRYGGGEINLNEFSDVDWDLIIIDEAHEGTQTELADNVINAVQKDNTKMLELSGTPFNLLDQYDESQVYTWDYTMEQTAKLKWSLENPEKPNPYEGLPKVSMYTFEMRNKERFADESKAFNFREFFRVDDNGELAYQADVNAFLDNITNQDGGSNYPFSTEQYRNELRHTLWLLPGVKEANAFEKLLKKHRVFGQEYEIVSVVREGDNNGVASQGDLDKVRTVIGKDPSATKTITLTVRKLTTGVNIPEWTAVLFLSNTNSAMNYLQAAFRAQTPFSHKKLGMKTNCYIFDFAPDRALSVMAESAQINSGVGKKNTQEQKLAMTRLLNFMPILGKTDQGMKPFNVDKMLTQLKKVYAEKAVRSGFEDDSLYNDNLLTLTEGDAKIFKDLSEIVGKTKGQKKPPKIIVSENGLSNEEYEKGEKAKKKTARERTPEEKEAIAKINEAKKQRKTMISILRGVSIRIPMMIYGMKLDLSKDITIKDFVSQVDDESWKEFMPKGFTKAMFREIARYYDAEVFIEAGRIIRQRAKSYDQLDFIERAERIAELFGTFKNPDKETVLTPWRVVNLQLSKTIGGLNFYDDDFVSTTDGAVSNLHWVKRVGTDKVYTDDTKILEINTKTGLYPLHAAMSLYFKKLEDNDDSKFEADEVYKKILKENIFAIAKTPMAKTITERTLAGYRNFETNVAYIDGFVDTIKESPAKGKEKVEETFKNVKFDVVIGNPPYQEERVGDSTQAPPIYHKFMDTAYEVADKVVLITPGRFLFNAGATGKAWNEKMLHDKHLKVVYYEQDSSKVFPNTDIKGGVAVTYRDANKDFGEIGTFTNFEELNSVLHKVEAVMTESLSTLITGRGVYRLTNIALEEHPEIEAIQSKGHKTDVGSGALKILTDVIFFKEKPTDEKEYVQIIGLLDNQRVYYWIDRRYLSQPDNFEKYKVILPKANGSGAIGEVLSTPLIGEPLIGYTETFIGIGAFNSKFEAESALKYVKSKFTRAMLGVLKITQDNPRDKWQKVPLQNFTEQSDIDWTKSIEEIDVQLFMKYNLDKSEIDFIKEKVKKME, from the coding sequence ATGTCAAAAAACTTTGAGTTTCTGATGGTTGAAGCAGATACTGCTGTTCTTTTTGAAACGGCAAATCTCGCCGAAGAAAATTATATACACAAGGACTACGAAGGTACCTTAACTAAAGTTCGTAAAATAGCTGAAAATACTGTTTCTCTTATTTTAGAAAAAGAGGGGACTATTCTCTCAGAGCGCACATCCTTTAATGAAAAACTTAATGAAGCAAAATTAAGAATTTCCGAACAATATATTATTCAGGCTTTTTACGATATTAAAAAATTGGGAAATCTTGCCGCTCATGAAATCAATCCCGCAGAAGCAACACAAGAAAATGCTCGAAAAGCTCTTCATCAAGTTTTTGTATTATTGGTTTGGGTGGTTAAAAAATATCTTGATACTGATATTAAGACTGCCTACATGGATTTTTTAGAACCAGAAGCTGAGAAACTTTACCAAGCAGCAGAGCGAAAATTGATTTATATTCAAACTGTCAATAATGAAAATGGAATGTTTCCTGCTTATGAAGGAACGCAAAAAGTGGGAGAAGCAACTGTTTCTGAAGATGATATTGAAGCAGATTGGACACCAAATAGCGAGTTTTTAAGGACTGTTGCGCCTAAACGTATCAAACAATACATGACAACATCTGGTCTAAAGTACGTTTTAGAGTGGGTGGAGCTAGCTTGGAAAAAATCAACTAAGTCTTGGTTTCATGACCATGATGTTCATGAAGTTCTTAAGCGCTCAGGGATTAAACAAGCTGAATTTCTTGAGGGCGCAGAGTGGTTTCAGACTGATTTAGAAACAGCTAAAGATGCCATTAAAGCTGTAAAAGATGGACGTTCAGCTTTACAAATGGTCGCAGAAGAAACGGCAACTTATGAAATTACCCTTCGTCCAGAGCAAAATGCAGCCGTTGAGCAGACTAAAAAAGCATTCAAAACTAAAGATAAAATGCTCTGGAATGCTAAAATGCGTTTCGGGAAAACTTTGACTTCTTTGCAGCTGATTAAAGACGAAGGCTATCAAAAAGTTCTTATCATGACACACCGACCTGTTGTTTCAGACTCATGGTTTGAAGATTTCCATAAAATGAAAATGGCAGAAGCTGGTTATCGGTTTGGCTCAAAAGAAAAGGGAGAAAAGCTTGAAAACTTGAAAAGGGATAAAACTCCTTTTGTTTACTTTGCTTCAATTCAGCTTTTGCGTTATGGTGGTGGAGAAATTAATCTTAATGAATTTTCTGATGTGGATTGGGATTTGATTATCATTGATGAAGCGCATGAAGGGACGCAGACAGAGCTTGCAGATAATGTCATCAATGCTGTTCAAAAAGATAACACTAAGATGTTAGAACTATCGGGGACACCTTTTAATCTATTAGACCAGTATGACGAAAGTCAAGTTTATACTTGGGATTACACCATGGAGCAGACCGCAAAGCTCAAGTGGTCACTGGAAAATCCAGAAAAGCCAAATCCTTACGAAGGTTTACCAAAAGTTTCTATGTACACTTTTGAGATGCGCAACAAGGAAAGGTTTGCGGACGAGTCTAAAGCTTTTAATTTTCGTGAGTTTTTCCGTGTTGATGATAATGGTGAGCTCGCCTATCAAGCAGATGTGAATGCTTTTTTAGATAATATTACCAATCAAGATGGTGGAAGTAATTATCCATTTTCAACAGAGCAGTATCGAAATGAACTGCGGCATACTCTGTGGCTGCTGCCAGGCGTAAAAGAGGCTAATGCTTTTGAAAAGTTGCTCAAAAAACACCGTGTCTTTGGACAAGAGTATGAAATTGTCAGTGTGGTCAGAGAAGGCGATAATAATGGTGTAGCTAGTCAAGGCGATTTGGATAAGGTACGTACCGTCATTGGTAAAGACCCAAGTGCGACAAAAACGATTACTCTGACGGTTAGAAAGTTAACGACTGGTGTGAATATTCCAGAATGGACAGCTGTTTTATTTTTATCCAATACGAACTCTGCCATGAATTATCTGCAAGCGGCTTTTCGGGCGCAAACACCATTTTCTCACAAAAAGCTGGGTATGAAAACCAACTGTTATATTTTTGACTTTGCGCCAGACCGTGCGCTTTCTGTTATGGCGGAATCTGCTCAGATTAACTCTGGGGTGGGGAAGAAAAATACGCAAGAGCAAAAGTTAGCAATGACAAGACTTTTGAACTTTATGCCCATTCTGGGGAAAACAGATCAGGGAATGAAGCCTTTTAATGTCGATAAGATGTTAACACAGCTTAAAAAGGTTTATGCAGAAAAAGCGGTTCGTTCTGGTTTTGAAGATGATAGTTTGTACAATGACAATTTACTTACTTTGACAGAAGGTGATGCCAAAATATTTAAAGACTTATCTGAGATTGTCGGGAAAACAAAAGGGCAGAAAAAACCACCGAAAATTATTGTTTCTGAAAATGGTTTAAGTAACGAAGAGTACGAAAAGGGCGAGAAAGCTAAGAAAAAGACAGCTCGGGAAAGAACGCCAGAAGAAAAAGAAGCCATTGCAAAAATCAATGAAGCTAAGAAACAGCGCAAAACCATGATTTCGATTTTACGTGGGGTGTCAATTCGGATTCCCATGATGATTTATGGCATGAAGCTGGACTTGTCAAAAGACATTACGATTAAAGATTTTGTTAGTCAAGTTGATGATGAATCTTGGAAAGAGTTCATGCCAAAAGGTTTCACCAAAGCAATGTTCCGTGAAATTGCACGTTATTATGATGCGGAAGTCTTTATCGAGGCGGGACGGATTATCCGTCAACGGGCGAAATCTTATGACCAACTGGATTTTATCGAGCGAGCAGAGCGGATTGCGGAATTATTTGGGACTTTCAAAAATCCAGATAAAGAAACGGTGCTAACGCCGTGGCGTGTGGTTAATCTGCAGCTGAGTAAGACCATTGGTGGACTGAATTTTTATGATGATGACTTTGTCAGTACGACTGATGGGGCTGTCAGCAATCTGCACTGGGTGAAAAGAGTTGGTACGGATAAAGTCTATACTGATGATACGAAAATCTTAGAAATCAATACCAAAACAGGGCTTTATCCCCTACATGCTGCTATGAGTTTGTATTTCAAAAAGTTGGAAGACAACGATGATAGTAAGTTTGAGGCGGACGAAGTTTACAAGAAAATCTTGAAGGAAAATATCTTTGCTATCGCCAAAACACCGATGGCGAAGACTATTACAGAGCGCACGCTGGCGGGCTATCGGAATTTTGAAACTAATGTGGCTTATATCGACGGCTTTGTGGATACCATCAAGGAAAGTCCCGCCAAAGGGAAAGAAAAAGTAGAGGAGACATTTAAGAACGTGAAATTTGATGTTGTGATTGGGAATCCGCCATATCAGGAGGAACGCGTGGGCGATAGCACGCAAGCGCCACCGATTTATCATAAGTTTATGGACACGGCTTACGAGGTGGCAGATAAGGTTGTGCTGATTACGCCTGGGCGATTTCTGTTTAACGCTGGTGCGACGGGTAAAGCTTGGAATGAGAAGATGTTGCATGATAAGCATTTGAAAGTCGTGTACTATGAGCAGGACAGCTCAAAAGTTTTCCCGAACACCGATATTAAAGGTGGTGTGGCTGTAACCTATCGTGATGCCAACAAGGATTTTGGCGAGATTGGGACTTTTACCAATTTTGAGGAGTTGAACTCGGTTTTGCATAAGGTTGAAGCGGTCATGACAGAGAGTTTGTCGACTCTGATTACTGGGCGTGGTGTTTATCGCCTGACAAATATCGCTTTAGAAGAACACCCAGAAATTGAAGCAATTCAATCTAAGGGGCATAAGACAGACGTGGGCTCTGGTGCTCTGAAAATTTTGACTGATGTAATTTTCTTTAAGGAAAAGCCGACTGACGAGAAAGAATATGTACAAATCATTGGTTTACTTGATAATCAGCGAGTATATTATTGGATTGACAGAAGATATTTGAGTCAACCTGACAACTTTGAAAAATACAAAGTTATTTTGCCCAAAGCAAATGGTTCGGGTGCAATCGGAGAGGTGCTTTCGACTCCCCTTATAGGGGAGCCCCTTATAGGGTACACTGAGACGTTCATCGGAATTGGAGCTTTCAATTCAAAATTTGAAGCTGAATCAGCGTTGAAGTATGTCAAGTCTAAGTTTACGCGTGCAATGCTTGGTGTGCTGAAAATTACGCAGGATAATCCACGAGATAAATGGCAAAAAGTTCCCTTGCAGAATTTTACGGAGCAGTCTGATATTGATTGGACAAAAAGCATTGAAGAAATTGACGTGCAGCTCTTTATGAAGTATAATTTAGATAAAAGTGAGATTGACTTTATTAAGGAGAAAGTGAAGAAAATGGAATGA
- a CDS encoding DNA methyltransferase family protein has translation MFSEKLIKSKERVQKHGEVFTPSWMVQKMLDTEGIREDCENIYATFLEPSAGDGNFLVALLERKLEAVTQQFDKSNWKTKSLFALSSIYGIEFLEDNLELARFKMLSNYMEWYEKVFDERLSVKTGSYKSAKFIIRKNIIRGNALTKKHPDTDEPLVFSEWKRVKGKSSKVEWSEFTFVSLFGGQVNIERGIPEGQLSLFDLDGDGIDDITVKENSKPVIIDIQKAYQLEEK, from the coding sequence ATGTTTTCTGAGAAATTGATTAAATCTAAAGAACGTGTCCAAAAACACGGCGAAGTATTCACACCTTCTTGGATGGTACAGAAAATGCTTGATACAGAGGGCATAAGGGAAGATTGTGAAAATATTTATGCAACCTTTTTAGAACCTTCAGCTGGCGATGGGAATTTTTTGGTAGCGTTACTAGAGCGAAAACTTGAAGCAGTTACACAGCAATTTGATAAATCAAATTGGAAAACTAAATCTTTATTTGCACTCTCTTCAATTTATGGCATTGAATTTTTAGAAGACAATCTTGAGCTTGCCAGATTTAAGATGCTTAGTAATTACATGGAATGGTATGAGAAGGTTTTCGACGAGCGTTTAAGTGTGAAGACGGGATCATACAAATCTGCTAAATTTATTATCCGAAAAAATATTATCCGAGGAAATGCTTTGACCAAAAAGCATCCCGACACTGACGAACCCCTGGTTTTCAGTGAGTGGAAGCGGGTAAAAGGAAAATCTAGCAAAGTAGAGTGGTCAGAGTTTACTTTTGTCAGTTTATTCGGAGGGCAAGTCAATATTGAACGAGGAATTCCAGAAGGACAGCTCAGTCTTTTTGACTTAGATGGTGACGGTATTGATGATATTACGGTAAAAGAAAATTCGAAACCAGTCATTATTGATATTCAAAAAGCTTATCAGTTGGAGGAAAAATAA
- a CDS encoding CsbD family protein: MTLNNKLDATKDKTSGKIKETAGKITGDEKLEAKGKAEGLVGKAKEGLENLKDKAADLAEDVSEKFNEKMDSTKHKNK, from the coding sequence ATGACTTTAAACAATAAACTTGATGCTACCAAAGACAAAACCAGCGGAAAAATCAAAGAAACCGCAGGAAAAATCACAGGCGATGAAAAGCTAGAAGCGAAAGGCAAAGCCGAAGGACTCGTAGGCAAAGCCAAAGAAGGTTTGGAAAATCTCAAAGACAAAGCTGCAGACCTTGCAGAAGATGTCAGTGAGAAATTCAATGAAAAAATGGATTCCACGAAGCACAAAAACAAATAA
- a CDS encoding GlsB/YeaQ/YmgE family stress response membrane protein, giving the protein MHFIWSLIVGGVIGLIAGAITSRGAKMGIISNILAGLVGSALGEALLGHWGPHLAGMAIVPSIIGAVILVLIVSAIFGRSKNA; this is encoded by the coding sequence ATGCACTTTATTTGGTCATTGATTGTCGGAGGTGTGATTGGTCTCATTGCAGGCGCAATTACAAGTCGCGGCGCAAAAATGGGAATTATTAGTAACATCTTGGCTGGGCTAGTTGGTTCCGCACTTGGTGAAGCACTCCTTGGACATTGGGGGCCTCACTTAGCCGGAATGGCCATTGTGCCATCAATCATCGGAGCAGTCATTCTGGTGTTAATCGTCTCGGCAATTTTTGGACGTTCAAAAAATGCCTAA
- the cysK gene encoding cysteine synthase A yields the protein MVKIVENITELIGDSPIVKLKNTPPTSAEIYVKLENFNPGGSVKDRIALQMIRQAEKDGQLKAGGTIVEPTSGNTGIGLAMAGAALGYKVVIIMPDNYSKERQQLIKAYGAKLILTPAAEGIKAAIELGQKFVTEKGWFMPMQFENPANVRTHELTTGPEIIEAFGDQLDAFVAGAGTGGTISGVSHYLKKHSPAIKTYVVEPAESPILSGGASGHHRIQGIGVPFMSENLDTKSYDGVIDVTSDDALNTACHIGENQGFLVGISSGAAIWAAYELAEKLGAGKKVLALCPDNGERYLSTELYTF from the coding sequence ATGGTAAAAATTGTAGAAAATATCACCGAGTTGATTGGCGATAGTCCAATTGTCAAACTAAAAAATACGCCCCCAACAAGCGCTGAAATTTACGTCAAATTAGAAAATTTTAATCCGGGAGGTTCGGTTAAAGATCGGATTGCGCTCCAGATGATTCGTCAAGCAGAAAAAGATGGGCAGCTCAAAGCAGGCGGGACCATCGTCGAGCCGACTTCTGGTAATACAGGCATTGGTCTAGCAATGGCCGGCGCGGCACTTGGCTACAAAGTGGTCATTATCATGCCAGACAATTATTCCAAAGAACGCCAGCAGCTCATCAAAGCATACGGTGCCAAGCTCATCTTGACCCCAGCCGCTGAGGGTATCAAGGCAGCGATTGAATTAGGACAAAAATTTGTGACAGAAAAAGGCTGGTTTATGCCCATGCAATTTGAAAATCCAGCCAATGTCAGAACGCACGAACTCACCACAGGACCAGAGATCATTGAAGCTTTTGGAGACCAGCTAGATGCCTTTGTTGCTGGTGCCGGGACAGGTGGCACTATTTCGGGCGTGTCTCATTATTTAAAAAAACACAGTCCAGCGATTAAGACTTACGTCGTTGAACCTGCAGAATCACCGATTTTATCTGGTGGCGCAAGCGGACATCACCGCATCCAAGGCATCGGCGTTCCCTTTATGTCCGAAAATCTAGACACAAAATCTTATGATGGCGTGATTGATGTGACGAGTGACGATGCGCTCAATACCGCCTGTCATATTGGAGAAAATCAAGGATTTTTAGTCGGCATTTCCTCAGGAGCAGCCATTTGGGCAGCCTATGAGCTTGCCGAAAAGCTGGGCGCTGGAAAAAAAGTCCTCGCTCTTTGTCCCGATAATGGCGAACGTTACCTCTCAACTGAACTCTATACTTTTTAA
- a CDS encoding cystathionine gamma-synthase, with the protein MENLKTKVIHGGISTDPTTGAVSVPIYQTSTYQQNALGQPKTYEYSRSGNPTRHALERLIADLEAGVQGFAFGSGLAGIHAVLSLFAAGDHVILADDVYGGTFRLVDKVLSRAGITYDLVDLSDLDVLKNAFKKETKAVYFETPSNPLLKVLDIQEISKIAKAHGALTLVDNTFATPYLQRPLTLGADVVLHSATKYLGGHSDVVAGLVTTNSQDLAEQIGFLQNAIGGVLGPQDSWLVQRGIKTLALRMEAHSKNASKIAEFLENSHEVAKVYYPGLASQTGHEIAQKQMAAFGGMLSFELKNEQAVKTFVESLQYFTLAESLGGVESLVEVPAVMTHASIPKNIREQIGIKDGLIRLSVGIEDISDLLSDLTQALEKAK; encoded by the coding sequence ATGGAAAATTTAAAAACAAAAGTAATTCACGGTGGTATCTCTACTGACCCAACGACTGGTGCTGTTTCAGTCCCAATTTATCAAACCTCAACTTATCAGCAAAATGCGCTTGGACAGCCTAAAACCTACGAATATTCACGGTCGGGAAATCCAACGCGTCATGCGCTTGAGCGTTTAATTGCGGATCTGGAAGCCGGGGTGCAAGGCTTTGCTTTTGGCTCAGGCTTGGCAGGCATTCACGCCGTCCTATCTTTGTTTGCTGCGGGGGATCATGTCATTTTGGCCGATGATGTCTATGGTGGAACTTTCCGTCTTGTGGACAAAGTGTTGAGTCGTGCTGGAATTACTTATGACTTAGTGGATTTGAGTGATTTGGACGTGCTGAAAAATGCCTTCAAAAAAGAAACAAAAGCTGTTTATTTTGAAACACCATCGAACCCTTTGCTCAAAGTTTTGGATATTCAAGAAATTTCTAAAATTGCCAAGGCGCACGGCGCGCTCACTTTGGTTGATAATACCTTTGCGACGCCTTATTTGCAACGTCCTTTGACATTAGGAGCAGATGTGGTCTTACATTCGGCAACCAAATATTTAGGGGGACATTCCGATGTTGTTGCAGGTTTGGTCACGACAAATTCCCAAGATTTAGCCGAACAAATTGGCTTTTTGCAAAATGCAATCGGGGGTGTGCTTGGCCCTCAAGACAGCTGGTTGGTTCAACGAGGCATTAAAACGCTCGCTTTGCGCATGGAAGCTCATTCAAAAAATGCCAGCAAAATTGCCGAATTTCTGGAAAATTCACACGAGGTTGCCAAAGTTTACTACCCAGGACTAGCCAGTCAAACAGGACACGAGATTGCTCAAAAGCAGATGGCTGCCTTTGGGGGAATGTTGTCATTTGAACTGAAAAATGAGCAAGCCGTCAAAACATTTGTAGAAAGCTTGCAGTATTTCACTTTGGCTGAATCGCTCGGTGGAGTAGAAAGTCTGGTTGAAGTTCCGGCAGTCATGACGCACGCCTCAATTCCTAAAAACATCCGTGAACAAATTGGAATCAAAGACGGTTTGATTCGTCTGTCAGTTGGCATCGAAGACATCAGCGACCTGCTATCAGACCTGACGCAAGCGCTCGAAAAAGCAAAATAA
- the accA gene encoding acetyl-CoA carboxylase carboxyl transferase subunit alpha: protein MAEIADIINKARAADRISARDLIEQIFTDFFELHGDRQFTDDEAIVGGIAKFNGRPVTVIGIQKGRNLAENLATNFGQPTPNGYRKALRLMKNAEKFGRPIITLVNTAGAYPGIEAEERGQGEAIARNLLEMSDFKVPIIAVITGEGGSGGALALAVANKVFILENAVYSVLSPEGFATILWKDGSRRDEAAELMKITGPHLLEMGVVDGIISEDNLIANLKHQLTQTLTELEALSPDELIEQRYLRFRKY from the coding sequence ATGGCTGAAATAGCAGATATTATCAATAAAGCACGGGCTGCAGATCGTATTTCAGCTCGCGATTTGATTGAACAAATTTTCACTGATTTCTTTGAATTACATGGTGACCGTCAATTTACTGATGATGAAGCCATCGTAGGGGGAATTGCCAAATTTAATGGTCGTCCAGTCACTGTGATTGGAATCCAAAAAGGACGCAATCTTGCCGAGAATTTGGCAACTAACTTTGGTCAACCAACACCAAACGGTTACCGTAAAGCCTTGCGTTTGATGAAAAATGCCGAAAAATTTGGTCGTCCAATCATCACTTTGGTCAATACAGCAGGTGCCTATCCAGGAATTGAAGCTGAAGAACGTGGTCAAGGAGAAGCCATTGCACGCAATCTTTTGGAAATGTCGGACTTCAAAGTGCCAATCATTGCCGTGATTACTGGTGAAGGCGGATCAGGTGGAGCGCTTGCGCTTGCCGTGGCCAACAAAGTTTTCATTTTGGAAAATGCGGTTTATTCAGTACTTTCACCAGAAGGTTTTGCCACAATCCTCTGGAAAGACGGTTCACGACGTGACGAAGCGGCCGAATTGATGAAAATCACAGGCCCTCATCTTTTAGAAATGGGCGTTGTTGACGGAATAATTTCTGAGGACAACTTGATTGCTAACCTCAAGCACCAATTGACGCAAACACTTACAGAATTGGAAGCTTTAAGCCCAGATGAGCTGATTGAGCAACGTTATCTCCGCTTTAGAAAATATTAA
- the accD gene encoding acetyl-CoA carboxylase, carboxyltransferase subunit beta, with the protein MALFQKKKYIKINPNRSLIEKQAENPEVPDELFAKCPACKHTIYQKDLGENKVCPNCEYNFRITAKERLALIADKDSFVEMFTGIESKNPLNFPAYPEKLAATKARTGLDEAIMTGTATIKGQKTALAIMDSTFIMASMGTVVGEKLTRLFEYATTEKLPVIVFTASGGARMQEGIMSLMQMAKTSAALKRHSNAGLLYITVLTDPTTGGVTASFAMLGDIILAEPQSLIGFAGRRVIEQTVRQTLPDDFQKAEFLLQHGFVDAIVKRTELREKLSLLLELHSEVEHG; encoded by the coding sequence ATGGCTCTTTTCCAAAAGAAAAAATACATTAAAATCAATCCCAATCGTTCCCTTATTGAAAAGCAGGCGGAAAATCCAGAGGTTCCTGATGAACTTTTTGCGAAATGTCCTGCTTGTAAACACACGATTTACCAGAAAGATTTGGGCGAAAATAAGGTCTGCCCAAATTGTGAGTATAACTTTCGAATTACGGCCAAAGAACGTTTGGCATTGATTGCTGACAAGGATTCTTTTGTGGAAATGTTCACTGGAATTGAAAGCAAAAATCCTTTGAATTTTCCAGCTTATCCAGAAAAATTGGCGGCAACTAAAGCGCGCACAGGACTTGATGAAGCGATCATGACAGGGACAGCCACAATCAAAGGGCAAAAAACAGCACTCGCGATTATGGACTCGACTTTCATCATGGCTTCAATGGGGACAGTCGTTGGCGAAAAGCTGACTCGTCTTTTTGAATATGCAACGACCGAAAAATTGCCAGTTATTGTCTTTACAGCCTCAGGTGGCGCGCGGATGCAAGAAGGCATCATGTCACTGATGCAAATGGCAAAAACGTCAGCAGCACTCAAACGTCATTCTAATGCTGGACTGCTTTACATCACTGTTTTGACCGATCCAACGACAGGTGGAGTAACGGCATCATTTGCCATGTTGGGCGATATTATTTTGGCAGAACCACAGTCTTTAATTGGTTTTGCGGGACGTCGTGTCATCGAGCAAACGGTTCGGCAAACATTGCCTGATGATTTCCAAAAAGCTGAATTCTTGCTGCAACACGGTTTCGTTGATGCGATTGTGAAACGAACAGAATTGCGTGAAAAATTGAGCTTGCTCTTAGAACTTCATTCGGAGGTGGAACATGGCTGA
- the accC gene encoding acetyl-CoA carboxylase biotin carboxylase subunit, whose product MFNKILIANRGEIAVRIIRAARELGVGTVAVYSTADRDALHVHLADEAICIGPARATESYLNMNNILSAAVATGAQAIHPGFGFLSENSKFARLCEEMNIKFIGPSAKVMDMMGDKINARAEMIKAGVPVTPGSEGEVHTTDEAVKIAEEIGYPIMLKASAGGGGKGIRKVTNVEELVPAFEAAQAEAQAAFGNGAMFIERMIFPARHIEVQILADSHGNVIHLGERDCSLQRNNQKVLEESPSVAIGHTLREEITSAAVKAAAHVGYENAGTIEFLLDEASGKFYFMEMNTRVQVEHPVTEFVSGVDIVKEQIRVANGNELSVKQEEVTFSGHAIECRINAENPKFNFAPSPGTITNLFLPSGGVGLRVDSAMYSGYSIPPYYDSMIAKVIVHGENRFEALMKMQRALLEFDVEGVITNVDFQLELISDPHVVAGDYDTSFLGNVFLPEYLKED is encoded by the coding sequence ATGTTTAATAAAATCTTGATTGCCAATCGTGGCGAAATTGCTGTACGGATTATTCGTGCAGCACGTGAATTAGGAGTCGGCACAGTTGCTGTTTATTCAACTGCTGACCGTGATGCTTTACATGTCCATTTGGCTGATGAAGCGATTTGTATCGGGCCTGCGCGGGCGACAGAATCTTATCTTAATATGAATAATATTCTCTCGGCAGCGGTGGCAACAGGGGCGCAAGCGATTCACCCAGGTTTTGGCTTTCTCTCAGAAAACTCAAAATTTGCTCGCCTTTGTGAAGAAATGAATATTAAATTTATCGGGCCATCAGCAAAAGTTATGGATATGATGGGCGATAAAATCAATGCACGCGCAGAAATGATTAAAGCGGGCGTTCCTGTTACACCAGGATCTGAGGGAGAAGTACACACGACCGATGAAGCAGTGAAAATTGCTGAAGAAATCGGCTATCCCATCATGCTCAAAGCCTCAGCCGGCGGTGGTGGTAAAGGAATCCGTAAAGTGACAAATGTCGAAGAATTGGTGCCTGCTTTTGAAGCAGCCCAAGCCGAAGCGCAAGCCGCTTTTGGTAATGGCGCGATGTTTATTGAACGGATGATTTTCCCAGCACGTCATATTGAAGTACAAATCTTGGCGGATAGCCATGGTAATGTCATTCATTTGGGTGAGCGGGACTGTTCATTGCAACGAAATAATCAAAAAGTTTTGGAAGAATCTCCTTCGGTGGCGATTGGACACACATTGCGTGAAGAAATTACGTCAGCTGCAGTAAAAGCAGCGGCTCACGTGGGTTACGAAAATGCTGGTACCATCGAATTTTTGTTGGATGAAGCTTCTGGAAAATTTTATTTCATGGAAATGAATACCCGTGTTCAAGTAGAACATCCGGTTACAGAATTTGTTTCTGGCGTTGATATTGTTAAAGAACAAATCCGTGTGGCGAATGGAAATGAACTTTCTGTTAAACAAGAGGAAGTAACTTTCAGTGGACACGCGATTGAATGCCGGATCAATGCTGAAAATCCAAAATTTAATTTCGCACCGTCACCAGGGACAATCACTAATTTGTTCTTGCCAAGCGGTGGTGTTGGCTTGCGAGTGGACAGTGCGATGTACAGTGGTTACAGCATTCCGCCTTACTACGATAGCATGATTGCCAAAGTCATCGTTCACGGCGAAAATCGTTTTGAAGCCTTGATGAAAATGCAGCGTGCGCTCTTGGAATTTGATGTTGAAGGAGTAATCACTAACGTTGATTTCCAATTGGAGTTGATTTCAGATCCACACGTTGTCGCTGGCGATTACGATACCAGCTTTTTGGGCAATGTTTTCTTGCCAGAGTATCTGAAAGAAGACTAA